GTCAAGGCGGACTATGCCAGGACTCTCGATGGGGCCCCATCTGGAGGCGGGCGGGTCACCGAGCTCACGGCCAAGCCCCTCCTGCGTACGTACTTTCCTGCGATTAGCCACATCAATCAGCCGCTTGCTGGCGAATACGCTTTACGACGATCCACTGCCCTCGACGTCCCCTTCATCAGTGGGTACGGCGTTGAATCCGGGCTGCTCATCGACATCAGCGAGCGCTGCGGAGGGTCCGCGATTACCCAGGTAGATTTGGGCACACGCTCACATCGGAATCGGCCACTCGCGGAGTTAGGGCCGATGGCGCAAGTTGTTGCCCACAGCATCCTTGGACGTGCGGGAGTGCTTCCGGAAGAAGTCGCAGTACCTGATCAACGGCCAGCCTGGAACACGCTAGGATAACGGTTATGTTTTCGTGGATTCTGCTCATCGTCATCGTTGCAGCTGTTGCTGTTTTCGGCACCTGGGTGTTCGGCCGGATGTTTGGCCGAGGCGAGCTCTTGCCTCCGATGGAGGAGACACAGGATGTCATCGCCTCTAACCGTAAAGCGATCGAAGAGAACCGAGTTGAGGACGTTCGCCTTGAGGTCGTGCCACGCGGCTACCGCCAAGATCAGGTGGACGCTTTGATCGCACAACTACTTGATCGTGCTTCTGCCAGCGCAAACGACGACCTTGAACCGCTAGTCGACAAAAAGAAGTAGAATAGGTAGGGTAAATCGTTTGCAGTGAAGGAGTTTGATCCAATGGCAGCAATGAAGCCACGGACCGGAAACGGCCCGATGGAAGCGGTGGAAGAATCCCGAAAGATCGTTATGCGCATCCCATCCGATGGTGGCGGTCGTCTGGTCGTAGAGATGAGCAAGGAAGAGGCTGCCGAGTTGGGCGCGCTGCTCGTCGCTGCTGCAGAAGCATAAACTTCATAACAATCTAGGCAAATCGTTCGCTCGCGAAGAGAACCGGTAGGCTGCTTAACATGCTCAACCATGTTATTGACTTGCTCGCAGATCCTGCCGATCTTACTCCACTTTCCGGGGCGGACGATTTTTCGCGTTTAGTGTCCGAAAGCGGGCATTCTTTCGACGTGGCAAAACAGGGCTACGTCACTCTTGCCGCGGGTGCTGGGATCAAGCACCAAGGCGATGATGCTGCCATGGTTGCAGCGCGCGAAACTTTCCTCTCCCAGGGTCACTTTGCCCCTTTCGTCGAGGCTGTGACTGACGCGGTACACGAAGTATTCGATGAAACGCTTTCCGACGAAGTCCGCACCCCCGCAATCCTCGAAGTGGGCGCTGGCACCGGCTACTACTTGTCCCATACTTTGGATGACGTCGAAGGCGCTGTGGGCATCGGCCTTGACACATCCGTCCCGGCGGCGAAACTCCTTGCCAAAGCCCATCCGCGAATCGGCGCTGTGGTTGCGGACGTGTGGCAACGCCTGCCCATCCGCAACAACGTACTGAATGCGATTACCGTGGTCTTCGCCCCACGAAATCCGGCCGAATTCGCACGAGTGCTTGCCGACGACGGCCAAGTAGTAGTCCTGACTGCAGACCCCGGCCACCTCGACGAGCTTCGCGACCCACTGGGCATTTTGTCAGTCGAAGACGGCAAAGTCGAGCGAATGATCGAGCAGGCCGCAGGCTATCTCGCGCCGGTAGGTGATCCGGAACTCATCGAGTTCCCCATGACGCTTGACCGTGACTCCATTGCTGCCCAGGTTGGCATGAGTCCATCTGCACGCCACATCGACCCAGCAGATCTTGCGGTACGACTAAGCGCCCTTCCTGACACGATGACTGTGACAGCAAGGGCGCAGCTCACGCGCTTGGCAAAGAGCTAGTTGCCTCGACGCCATTCGCTATGAATGGTTGCGTCTTCGCTGGCGCGCACGCGGATCCCGTGGATGCCGTTGTGTGGCCAGATGCGGCTAGCCATGACCACGGCGCCACCCCCGGCGTAGACCTCGAGGGTGTTGCCGTCGACGACGATGGAAATGTTGTCCTCGTCATCGTCGGCAAGCGGTGCCGTAGCTGGCGCGTCTTTTCCGCGGTCTAGTGACAGTTGGTCGCCGGAATGGACGACTGTTGCCACGACATTGTCGTCACCGTCGATAATTTCTGCGCGGACCTCGGCGCCCGATGGAATCTCACACAAAGCCGTCCAGAACTTCGCGTGCTCCGACGCTGCAATCGCGTCGGGCAGGCCACGGGCCGGGGTTTGGTAGAGTTTGCCGCCCTGCAAGGTGACCACGCGAGGGAGGGACAACGTGTTTGCCCAGCCTTCGGCTTCCCACGAAGGCTGGGTGGTTGCGTCGTCGCCACGCCCGATGCCATTAAACAGGCCGAAGATGAATGCCTCGGCGTAGCGCCGTTCTTCAGAGACAGTGCCAGCAGTGAGGTTGGTGTTGCGGGGGCGGGTGAAATCGTGCCCAAAGTCGACTCGTTGGAATGGTGTAGCCACGGTAAATTCCGCGCCACTGAGCTGGCCGACGATATATCCCGAGTGGTCCAGGCCGTCACGCTCGAGCGTGAGGAGGAGAAGGTCGTAGATTTCTTGGTCTACCTCGTCGCGCAAACGAATGATACGAGGCGAAACCATGATCGGATCGTCAGGAAGACCAGTATCGCCGACGAATGTCAGCGCATCGAGCAGTTCCCAGTCTTTGCCATCAGGAGATTCCAGGACTACTGGAACTGGTGCGTCTGACTCGCCGGAGCTGGTCACCATGAGCCAGCCCGAGTGTCCCTGATCGCGATCATCCGCGGATTCCCAATCGGGAATCACACACGGGGAGCGGAACCGAGAGAACTCCTTGGAATCCGCGATAGCCACGCCCACCCGGTGGACTGAGGGATCTAGTGCCAACGGGTCTTCAGTGACTTCTGCGAGTCGGTCGACCTCATCGACGCGGGCAATCTGCACCGATGTGCCCGCTGCGGTGACAGAGGTGAAAAACAGGTCCGCGCCACCGTTATCAGCGACTACCGAGCCGGCAAGCACATCAATCTCTCCACCTTTTGGAGCGATGACGTCGGGGCAGACCATCCAATCGAATGGTCCTTCTTCACTCATTTGGTGGCCCCAGCGTGCAGGCTGGTCGGGCGCGGGGCGGTACTGATACAGCATGTGCCAGTTGTCGCCGTCGCGCAGCATGCCAGCTGCGGCTTCCAGTATTCCGTTTTCTGCGGTGACGTGGAGTTCAGGTCGAAGCGAAGTCAATAGAAATCCTTCCTCTCGAACTAGATCAAGGACTTGTAGATGTCCACGGTTTGCTGTGCGATGGTTGCCCACGAGAACTTGTCCTTGGCGCGCGCCAATCCAGCCTTGGCAAAAGTCTCGGTCTTGTCCTTGTCGGCTACGAGCGCGTTGACAGCCTCGGCGATATCGCGTTCGAATGTTTCAATGTCGTTCTCGTCGTAGTGGACCAAAGTACCAGTTTCGCCGTCAACGACGACCTCAGGAATGCCACCGACATCGGATGCGACCACGGCGGTTTGGCAGGCCATTGCTTCAAGGTTCACAATGCCCAGTGGCTCATAGATCGAAGGACATACGAAAACATCAGCAATGGAGTAGATCTCCCGGATCTTCTCCGAAGGGAGCATGTCTTGGACCCAGATGATGCCCTCGCGGGTCTGCTGGAGTTCTTCGACAAGTGCCTTGGTACGCTCAGCGATCTCTGGGGTATCCGGTGCGCCAGCGCACAGGACCAGCTGTACGTCGGGATCGAAGTGCCGGGCGGCCTTAATCAAGTGCTCCACGCCCTTCTGGCGGGTGATACGGCCGACGAATGCAGCAATCGGGCGGGAAGGGTCTACGCCGATTTCCTCCGCGATTGTGCCTGTGGTCGGGTACCACTTCGCGGTATCAATGCCGTTGAGAACGACATGGATGCGAGACTCGTCGATACGTGGGTAGGCCTCAAGGATGGATTTCTTCATACCCGCCGACACCGCAATAACAGCGTCTGCGTACTCCATCGCGTTCTTCTCGGACCACGAGGACACGTCGTAGCCGCCGCCGAGCTGCTCACGCTTCCACGGGCGGTCAGGCTCCAAGGAGTGAGCGGTTGCAACGTGCGGAATGCCATGCAGTTTGCCTGCGAGGTGTCCGCCCAGGCCTGCATACCAGGTGTGGGAGTGAACAACATCGATGTTGGATGCTGCATGGGCCATACGAAGACCCGTGGAAAGGGTCTTAATTGCGCCGTTTGCGTCTTCCAGCATTGGGTCGACGCCGTGTACGTACACGCCTTCCTTGTCGCGTGGTGCGCCCATGCAGTGGACATCGACTTCCACGATCTCACGCATGAAACGGGTGAGTTCTGTGACGTGAACTCCTGCGCCACCGTAGACCTCAGGTGGGTATTCTCTGGACATCATTCCGACTCTCATGCCTCCGATACTAGAGACGAAAACTGATCGGTGCAGATACCCATGGGGGCGGATGTTCCCTAAATGCCCCCTTGTTACCCCAAGTGCTACTAAAAGTGTGATGTTTTCGGAGTGATAGCAATTTTCCCCTGCAAAGTGCCGGGGAAAACAATAAGCTAGATAACGTGAAGACTAAGCCAAATGTTCTAGCCATTGTTCTTGCGGGTGGTGAAGGCAAGCGCCTTTTCCCCCTCACCGCTGACCGCGCAAAGCCAGCTGTACCTTTTGGCGGTAACTACCGCCTAGTCGACTTCGTATTGTCGAACTTGGTCAACGCAGGCTTTCTCAAAATCGCCGTCCTGACCCAGTACAAGTCCCACTCGCTTGACCGCCACATTGCGACCGCATGGAACGTGTCCGGCCCAACCCCGCAGTACATCGCTTCCGTGCCAGCGCAGCAGCGCCGTGGCAAGCGCTGGTACAACGGCTCCGCCGACGCTATTGTCCAGTCCCTGAACCTGATCTACGACGAAAAGCCTGATTACGTCATCGTCTTCGGCGCAGACCACGTCTACCGGATGGATCCAGGCCAAATGCTGGAAGATCACATCGAGTCCGGCAAGGCGGCAACCGTTGCTGGTATTCGAGTGCCACGCGAAGAAGCTACCGCCTTTGGTGTCATCCAGGCTGATGACGATGGAACCATCACCGAGTTCTTGGAAAAGCCATCTGACCCTCCTGGGACTCCAGATGATCCAAACATGGCGTACGCGTCCATGGGTAACTACATCTTCTCCACTGAGGCACTGGTTCAGGCGCTGCTGGAAGACGAACAGAACGACGAGTCCGACCACGACATGGGCGGCGACATCATCCCTTACTTCGTCTCCAAGGGTGAGGCAAACGTCTACGACTTCTCTACAAACGAAGTCCCAGGCGCCACCGAGCGCGACAAGGGATACTGGCGCGACGTCGGTACCATCGACTCGTTCTACGAGGCACACATGGACCTGATCTCGGTTCACCCAATCTTTAACCTGTACAACAAGTCGTGGCCAATCCACTCCACCGAGGATGGCAACTTGCCTCCTGCGAAGTTCGTCCAGGGTGGTATCGCGCAGTCCTCGATGGTGTCCCCAGGTTCGATCATCTCGGGTGCAACTGTGCGTAACTCCGTCCTTGCCACCGACGTCCGCGTTGAAGAAGGCGCAACCGTTGAAGGTTCCGTGCTTCTTCCAGGCGTGCGTGTTGGTCGCGGCGCGGTTGTCCGCCATGCGATTCTGGACAAGAACGTCTACGTCTCCGATGGCGAGATCATCGGTGTCGACGCGGCACGGGACGAGGCACGCTTCAAGGTGTCCCCAGGCGGCGTTGTGGTCGTCGGAAAGAGCGAAGTGGTGTAGCTCTTTCGGCTAGAACCCGAATTGCAAAGCTCGAACGCCCTAGATCGCGCTTCTCGCTGGAGAAGGACGACTAGGGCGTTCGGGCTTTGGCGTTCGGAATGTGGCCAGGCCACCAAGAAAACTAGGCCTTGCGAACCACCATGGTGAGCCCCGCGCCAAGTGGCAGGCGCACAACCAACGCATCGTCAAGCGTGTCGACGAGCGCATCTGCTTCACGCGCAGCCTCTGTGTCGCGGTCCTTGCGGGTCTGGTCGGCCAAGGTGCCATCCAACAAAGCATCGGCAATGACCAACGCGCCGCCGGGGGTGAGCAGCGGAAACGCCTGGGAGATAATGGTGGGCAGGTCCATCGGCGCTACATCCGCATAAACAAGCTGGTAGGAGGAGGGCGCAAGGCGATGGATCACATCAACGGGGTTCGAGGTCAGGAAGCGGCCCCGTGATGGAGCAAAGCCCGCATCGCGGAACGCAGCCTTCGCGCGGGTCTGATGCTCCGCCTCCGGATCGATACATGTCACTGTCGTTTTGCCTGGGAGTCCGTTGAGTAGGTAGAGCCCAACCAAGCCGGCGGCTGGCGTGATCGCGATGGCGCCGCCGGAATCAGGGTGGGAGGTGGTGGCCGCCAAGCCACTAAGAAAACGGCCGGTCATGTCGTCGGGGACGTTGAGACGGAATTCGTCAGCGTCGGCACGTGCGGCGACTATCGCCTCGGCCTCTTCGGTGGAGGAGACGATGTACTCTTCGATGGCTTTATAGGCTGTATCACTCACACTGGCTATTCTAGGGAAAGTCCTTTCCGCAGGGGATTGCCACCCGCAGCGAGTTGGCAGGTTCCCTCACAGAATGCTTTTAACTCAATTTCTGGCTATTGAAAGTGAGATAGGGAACAATAGTTTCTATGACCACAGTTGAGAATCACCCTTTGGAGAGTGACTCTTCCATTTCCCTTGGTGCGGAGGAGCTCACCGGCACCGCAGCTTTCGACGCGGGTCAGGGAGATATGCCGTCGTGGTCCGAGCTGGTCGCTGAGCACGCTGATAGTGTTTACCGCCTCGCGTTCCGCCTTTCGGGTAACCAGCATGATGCCGAAGACTTGACACAAGAAACGTTTATGCGCGTCTTTCGCAGTCTGAAGAAGTATCAGCCTGGCACCTTTGAAGGTTGGCTGCACCGCATCACCACTAATCTCTTCTTGGACATGGTGCGCCACCGAAACAAAATCCGCATGGAGGCGTTGCCTGAAGATTATGAACGTGTCCCAGGCACTGACATGACACCGGAGCAGGCGTATTCGGTTTCCAACCTCGACCCTGCGTTGCAAGAAGCACTGGACGAGCTGAGTCCTGACTTCCGCGTAGCAGTTGTACTTTGTGACGTCGTCGGAATGAGCTACGAAGAAATCGCTGACACACTTGGGGTCAAGATGGGCACGGTGCGTTCGCGTATTCACCGCGGACGTTCGCAAATTCGTGAATCCCTCGAGGCACAGGCGAAAAACAACGAGGAAGTTCAAGTTCTTCTGCGCAGCCGTTAGACACTTGCCACACACTGAACCAGGCTCAACAGGTCGCCCAAATTAGAGGGTAGCCTGATACTTGACGGCATTAACCACAACTTTGTGCGCGGAGAGGAGCGAGTGCGTGGCATTGAAAAAGCAACACCACCCGGAGCGACGATCATTGCGCCGGCGCCTCCGTATTGAGATCGCCGCGGTGGAGCATCTTAGCCCTGAAGCGGTAGCGGCGTTCGTCGACGGCGAACTGTCCGAACGAGCTGCCCACCGAGCGCGCGTTCATGTTGTTCACTGCAAGGATTGCCGAGAAGAAGTTCATGACCAGCGCCGCGCCTCAGAGTATGTGCGTGGCAAGAACCTTGAAGCGTGCGTTCGAGCGCCCCGCGGACTTGTCGATCGATTGGCTAACCTTACCCAAGGTTCGGTGAAACCAGGACCGAGCGCGGAGTCAACACCATTGCCTGAGGCCGACGACGTGATGGATAAGATTGAGATGACTCTGCGCGCTTTCAAGCGTCGCGGCTAGGCAAGACAGCACAGCGTGCGCGTACTAAGGTGGATGTGTGTTTGACAGTATTGGTTGGCTCGAGATTTTCGCCATCATCATTATCGGGCTTATCGTCATTGGTCCGGAGCGATTGCCTGGAGTCATCGAGGACATCCGCGCCGCAATTTTCGCAGCTCGACGCGCGATCAACAACGCGAAGGCAGAGCTCAATGGTGACTTTGGGGATGACTTCGAGGAGTTCAAGAAACCTCTCAACACCGTCAGCGAATACGCCGCATTAGGCCCGAAGCGTGCCGTAGCAAAAGTGCTCTTCGATGAAGATGAGCAGTTTCTCGATCAATTCGATCCGAAGAAGATGCTCGAAGAAGACCCAGCCGCCCCAGCGTCGCCTAAGCAGACAACCCAAAAGCCGGCCGAACAGCCCGAAGATAAGGGCGATTTTTCGATCGGCGGCGGTTTCTCCTGGGCGGATATTACTTAGCCCTATTTACGCGTGACCCCAAGGTTGAGAGATCTGCCTGCAAGGGAATCCTTACGCACAATGAGCTTATCGACGATTGCGTTAACCGCCTGAGCTGCAGGTGATTCCGGACTCGATACGGATAGTGGCGTCCCCTCATCGCCGTGGACTCGTAGCTCGGGATCTAGTGGGACAGAACCGAGCAGAGGTACCTTGGC
The Corynebacterium breve genome window above contains:
- a CDS encoding glucosyl-3-phosphoglycerate synthase; translation: MTVSVVIPALNEEATVADVVRAVLVDNPLEVLVIDSSSSDATASKAQAAGATVLSWSDIAPEIPTRPGKGEALWRGVKAARGDVVVFVDADLTEVPPHVVSRLALPLQDPQVHMVKADYARTLDGAPSGGGRVTELTAKPLLRTYFPAISHINQPLAGEYALRRSTALDVPFISGYGVESGLLIDISERCGGSAITQVDLGTRSHRNRPLAELGPMAQVVAHSILGRAGVLPEEVAVPDQRPAWNTLG
- a CDS encoding cell division protein DivIVA, producing the protein MFSWILLIVIVAAVAVFGTWVFGRMFGRGELLPPMEETQDVIASNRKAIEENRVEDVRLEVVPRGYRQDQVDALIAQLLDRASASANDDLEPLVDKKK
- a CDS encoding DUF3117 domain-containing protein, whose amino-acid sequence is MAAMKPRTGNGPMEAVEESRKIVMRIPSDGGGRLVVEMSKEEAAELGALLVAAAEA
- a CDS encoding SAM-dependent methyltransferase, which translates into the protein MLNHVIDLLADPADLTPLSGADDFSRLVSESGHSFDVAKQGYVTLAAGAGIKHQGDDAAMVAARETFLSQGHFAPFVEAVTDAVHEVFDETLSDEVRTPAILEVGAGTGYYLSHTLDDVEGAVGIGLDTSVPAAKLLAKAHPRIGAVVADVWQRLPIRNNVLNAITVVFAPRNPAEFARVLADDGQVVVLTADPGHLDELRDPLGILSVEDGKVERMIEQAAGYLAPVGDPELIEFPMTLDRDSIAAQVGMSPSARHIDPADLAVRLSALPDTMTVTARAQLTRLAKS
- a CDS encoding GH32 C-terminal domain-containing protein — encoded protein: MTSLRPELHVTAENGILEAAAGMLRDGDNWHMLYQYRPAPDQPARWGHQMSEEGPFDWMVCPDVIAPKGGEIDVLAGSVVADNGGADLFFTSVTAAGTSVQIARVDEVDRLAEVTEDPLALDPSVHRVGVAIADSKEFSRFRSPCVIPDWESADDRDQGHSGWLMVTSSGESDAPVPVVLESPDGKDWELLDALTFVGDTGLPDDPIMVSPRIIRLRDEVDQEIYDLLLLTLERDGLDHSGYIVGQLSGAEFTVATPFQRVDFGHDFTRPRNTNLTAGTVSEERRYAEAFIFGLFNGIGRGDDATTQPSWEAEGWANTLSLPRVVTLQGGKLYQTPARGLPDAIAASEHAKFWTALCEIPSGAEVRAEIIDGDDNVVATVVHSGDQLSLDRGKDAPATAPLADDDEDNISIVVDGNTLEVYAGGGAVVMASRIWPHNGIHGIRVRASEDATIHSEWRRGN
- the glgA gene encoding glycogen synthase, coding for MRVGMMSREYPPEVYGGAGVHVTELTRFMREIVEVDVHCMGAPRDKEGVYVHGVDPMLEDANGAIKTLSTGLRMAHAASNIDVVHSHTWYAGLGGHLAGKLHGIPHVATAHSLEPDRPWKREQLGGGYDVSSWSEKNAMEYADAVIAVSAGMKKSILEAYPRIDESRIHVVLNGIDTAKWYPTTGTIAEEIGVDPSRPIAAFVGRITRQKGVEHLIKAARHFDPDVQLVLCAGAPDTPEIAERTKALVEELQQTREGIIWVQDMLPSEKIREIYSIADVFVCPSIYEPLGIVNLEAMACQTAVVASDVGGIPEVVVDGETGTLVHYDENDIETFERDIAEAVNALVADKDKTETFAKAGLARAKDKFSWATIAQQTVDIYKSLI
- the glgC gene encoding glucose-1-phosphate adenylyltransferase; translated protein: MKTKPNVLAIVLAGGEGKRLFPLTADRAKPAVPFGGNYRLVDFVLSNLVNAGFLKIAVLTQYKSHSLDRHIATAWNVSGPTPQYIASVPAQQRRGKRWYNGSADAIVQSLNLIYDEKPDYVIVFGADHVYRMDPGQMLEDHIESGKAATVAGIRVPREEATAFGVIQADDDGTITEFLEKPSDPPGTPDDPNMAYASMGNYIFSTEALVQALLEDEQNDESDHDMGGDIIPYFVSKGEANVYDFSTNEVPGATERDKGYWRDVGTIDSFYEAHMDLISVHPIFNLYNKSWPIHSTEDGNLPPAKFVQGGIAQSSMVSPGSIISGATVRNSVLATDVRVEEGATVEGSVLLPGVRVGRGAVVRHAILDKNVYVSDGEIIGVDAARDEARFKVSPGGVVVVGKSEVV
- a CDS encoding O-methyltransferase; translation: MSDTAYKAIEEYIVSSTEEAEAIVAARADADEFRLNVPDDMTGRFLSGLAATTSHPDSGGAIAITPAAGLVGLYLLNGLPGKTTVTCIDPEAEHQTRAKAAFRDAGFAPSRGRFLTSNPVDVIHRLAPSSYQLVYADVAPMDLPTIISQAFPLLTPGGALVIADALLDGTLADQTRKDRDTEAAREADALVDTLDDALVVRLPLGAGLTMVVRKA
- the sigE gene encoding RNA polymerase sigma factor SigE; translated protein: MTTVENHPLESDSSISLGAEELTGTAAFDAGQGDMPSWSELVAEHADSVYRLAFRLSGNQHDAEDLTQETFMRVFRSLKKYQPGTFEGWLHRITTNLFLDMVRHRNKIRMEALPEDYERVPGTDMTPEQAYSVSNLDPALQEALDELSPDFRVAVVLCDVVGMSYEEIADTLGVKMGTVRSRIHRGRSQIRESLEAQAKNNEEVQVLLRSR
- a CDS encoding anti-sigma factor family protein, producing the protein MALKKQHHPERRSLRRRLRIEIAAVEHLSPEAVAAFVDGELSERAAHRARVHVVHCKDCREEVHDQRRASEYVRGKNLEACVRAPRGLVDRLANLTQGSVKPGPSAESTPLPEADDVMDKIEMTLRAFKRRG
- a CDS encoding Sec-independent protein translocase TatB, producing MFDSIGWLEIFAIIIIGLIVIGPERLPGVIEDIRAAIFAARRAINNAKAELNGDFGDDFEEFKKPLNTVSEYAALGPKRAVAKVLFDEDEQFLDQFDPKKMLEEDPAAPASPKQTTQKPAEQPEDKGDFSIGGGFSWADIT